The region GGTCAAGACTAGAAACAACCTGCCGATCCTGTAATCTTTCCCCTATATTAACACACAAGCGTCTCTGCCAAGGTGCATACGCTTAAACCCTTTCTTCTTTCATGGTAATCGGAGCCTACCTCGAATTCATCCATGGCAAGCTCTTCGGCGAACTCCTTTCCCTCATCTCCGTTTGCACACATCGCAACAGAGAAGCTTACGAGAGGGAACGAGGCGCTATGGTGTGCCACCGTGCTCTCGACCATCTGGGGAGCGCAGATGGCGTCCTTCCTCGACGTCGAGCAGGTGGTGCCCCCGACGACCATTGAAGTCACCAGCGATGACGGCAGGTGGTATGCGCGTGATCAGCAGGTGTTCTCTTACCTGTTGACCATGCTGCCCCCCGAGATGGCCATCCAGGTGGCGACGTGCCACACCGCAGCAGGGCTGTGGAACATGGTGCAGGGGATGCTTGCATCGCATACACGTGCGCAGACCGTCAACGTCAGAATCGCGTTGGCAAACCTCCAGAAGGGCAACATGACTATCACTGAATATGTTGGTAAGGTCCAAACCCTTTGTGATGAATTAGCTGCTTCAAGGAAGAGGAAGGACGAGGAGGATGTTGTCTCTCACATCCTCGCTGGACTCGACGAGGAGTTCGACCCCGTGGTATCTGCCATGTGCTCTAGGGTTGAGCCCGTTGGGGTCCCGAAACTGTACACGTAGCTCCTGAGCTTCGAGACTCGCATGAACCTGCGTGGTGGGTCCTCTCAGTCGTCGGCGAACGCGGCGACACATGGGAGCTTCAACAAAAAAAACGGCAACAGTCGCGGCGGTGGTGAACGCGGTGACCGTGGCCGTGACTTCAACAACAGGCAAGGTGGCGGCGGTGATTGTGGTCGTGGCACCTTCCCCAAGACACCAAACCATGGCAACCTTGGAGGCAACAATGGCAAACGCCGCCAAACCAACGTTGGAGATCTGCGGCAAGGTTGGTCACCCAGCGTGGAAGTGCTGGAAGCGTTACGACTCCTCCTATCAAGTGGGAGAGGAACGCTATGCAAACATGGCAACTCCGCAGTATGGCGTCGACACCAACTGGTACCTGGATAGTGGTGCGACGAACCATATCACAGGAGATCTAGAGAAGCTCACCATCTGAGATCGGTACACTGGAGATGATCAAATTCACACAGCAAGTGGATCAGGTATGGCTATAGTACATATTGTTCAATCTCATATTTGTACCCCCGAACGTGATCTTCTCCTCAAAAATGTCTTGCATGTTCCTGAGGATGACAAGAGTTTAATCTCTGCAAGCCGACTTGCTATTGACAACAATTCTTTCGTTGAAATTCATACCTATTCTTTTCTTGTAAAGGATCGGGGAACGAGGAGGGTTCTGCTGCAAGGAAGGGGTAGGAGAGGCCTATACCCTGTCAAACACATGGGACAAGGCGCCAAGAAGCACGTGCTCAGTGCCACACCCTCCTTAGATAGGTGGCACCGGCGCATAGGGCATCCTTCATCAACCATAGCTAGCAAAATAATTAGCAAGAATAAGCTCCCATGTGTTAAGTTGTTCAATTCTGAAGTTATTTGTGATTCTTGTCAACTAGGCAAAAGCCATCAGTTGCCTTATCCGAACTCAATAAGTGAATCAAAGTTCCCTTTGGAACTTTTTTtcttctgatgtgtggggtccagctGTTGAATCAGTAGGCAGAAAGAAATACTATGTGAACTTTATAGATGATTTCAGTAAGTTCACTTGGATCTACGTAATCAAACATAAGTCAGAAGTTTTCCAAAAATTTCATGActtccaaaatcttgttgaacgTCAATTTCATCGCCAAATTCTTGCTCTCCAAACAGACTGGGGAGGAGAATATGTGAAGCTAAATTCTTTCTTCACAAAAGTTGGGATATCTCATCACGTTTCTTGCCCTCATGCACACCAGCAAAACAGGTCAGCAGAACGTAAACATCGACATATTGTCGAGGTTGGTCTCTCCCTCCTAGCTCAAGCAAGCATGCCTCTTAAATTCTGGGATGAGGCATTCATCGCTGCTACATACCTCATCAACAGATTACCAAGCAAAGTGATCAACTTTGAAACCCCTCTTGAAAAATTATCCCATGAGAAGCCTAGTTATTCTTCTCTTCACATTTTTGGATGTGCTTGCTGGCCGAATCTACGTCCATATAATACCCACAAGCTCCAATTCCGCTCCAAACAATGTGTCTTCTTAGGCTACAGTAACTTGCACAAAGGTTTGAAGTGCCTAGACATCTCTTCCGGCCGAGTATATATTTccagggatgttgtgtttgatgaaacaGTGTTCCCTTTCTCCACTTTGCATCCCAATGCCGGTGCACGCCTACGTGCTGaaattcttcttctttctctggagCTTTTGAATCCAACTGATCATGGGGGAGATAAATATGCTAATGATCATTTGGCTAATAGTCATAACCCTGATGCTAATGGAAATAGTGAAAATAACACTGTTAAAATATGTGATTTTATGCAAAATTCGTCTTGTAGTACAGGCACTGGACACGAGGAGGATCCAGCTGACACAATCCAGGGCGTAAATCCCGAGAGATCTGGCGCAGGTGGCGCAGGTGCAGACGCGGTGGATCCCGGTGTGGATTCCCCTGCGCGCGACGGGACAAACCAGTCCCCACCTGCCATGCCATCAGGTGCTACGGCGCGGTCGGGCGGGACGGCCCCGCGCCTGTCGCCATCCGCAGTTGGCATGAGCCGGCTGAGCATGGGTCGCCCGCCCCGCGAGCGCATGATGGCGCTGACAACCCCGTGTGTGCCTCTGATCGCGCGGTCGTCGAGGACGATTCGCCCACGCCAGTACGAGGAGGCGGCCCGCCGTCCAGATCTTCTGCGCCTGCTGGATCCACTGTGGTCATCGGTGTGTCCAGCACAAGTGCAACTACACGTGTGACACGCTCGCAACGAGGTATTGTCAAACCgttggtacccaaggatggcacggTCAGGTACAGCAAGAACTTTAAATTTGCAAACTTTGCTGCCACCGGTGAACCAGAAAATGTGATAGAAGCCTTGAATGATAAGAGTTGGGAAAATGCTATGAATATTGAATATGATGCACTAGTAAAAAATCATACGTGGCATCTAGTCCCACCTAAGCCAGGGAGGAATATTATTGATCGTAAGTGGGTGTATAAAATCAAGAAGAAAGTTGATGGTACAATAGACAGATACAAAGTTAGGTTAGTAGCTAAAGGTTTTAAACAACGTTATGGTATTGACtacgaggacaccttcagtccagtagtGAAGGCTGATACTATCAGGCTTGTTCTGTCTATTGCTGTTTTCAGGGGATGGAGCCTTCGCCAATTGGATGTACAGAATGCGTTTTTGCATGGCTTTCTCAAGGAAGAGGTCTACATGcgacaaccaccaggttttgagcacAGTTCTAAGCCACATCATGTATGCAGGTTGGACAAGGCTTTGTATGGTTTGAAGCAGGCGCCAAGAGCGTGGTACTCTAAGCTGAGCTCAAAACTTCAACAACTTGGTTTTCGGCCATCAAAGGGAGACACTTCTTTGTTCTTCTTCAGAAGAGGAAAGGTGACAATGTTTATGttaatttatgttgatgacataattGTTGCCGGCTCTTCACAAGATGCCACTTCAGCCTTGTTAAGAAACTTGAAAAAAGAATTTGCACTTAAGGACTTAGGAGAGTTGCACTATTTTCTAGGCATCGAGGTTAAGAAGgtgcaagatggtatcttgctcacTCAAGAAAATAATGCTTTAGATATATTAAAGCATGTTGGAATGAAGGATTGTAAACCTTCCAGTACACCTATGTCCACCACTGAAAAGTTGTCTTTGCATGAAGGGAAATTGTTAAGTCTAGAAGAGGGAACTAGGTACCGAAGCATAGTTGGGGCACTTCAGTATCTAACACTGACAAGGCCAGATATTTCATTCTCTGTTAATAAGGTTTGTCAGTTTTTGCATGCACCCACTTCTTTGCACTGAACAGTTGTAAAAAGAATTTTAAGATACATACAAGGAAGCATTGGAACTGGCTTAAAACTATGTAAGTCTTCATCAACTGCTGTAagtgccttctctgatgcagactgggctggatgTCCTGATGACAGAAAATCCACGGGAGATTTTGCTGTTTTCCTTGGTTCTATCTCATATCATGGCATGCAAAGAAACAGGCAACTGGCTCATGCTCCAGTACTAAAGCATAATACAAGTCTTTGTCAAATGCAACGGCTGAGGTAACGTGGATTGAAACATTAGTTGATGAGTTGGGTATTCACAGATCACATGTGTCATGTTTGTGGTGTGATAATCTTCATGCAACATATCTGTCAACGAATCCCGTGTTTCATGCAAGGACAAAACGTATAgagattgattttcactttgttcgTGAAAAAGTTGTACAAAAATTGTTGCAGATAAAGTTTATTCCAACCGGAGATCAAGTTGTTGATGGTTTCACTAAACCGCTTCAAGTTCGACAATTACAAGCCTTCAAGAACAATTTAAACCTTGACATGTTGAGATTGAGGGAGGATGTTAAAGAGTAGGCTTGTATGTAACGTGACACTTGTCACGATGGGTGTATATTGCGTGCGTATTGTTGTGTATACCGGCAGGTTGTTAGGCTAGTTGATCTTATCCCTTGTATAGCTTGGAGTAGAGGTCAAGACTAGAAACAACCTGCCGATCCTTTAATCTTTCCCCTATATTAACACGCACGCATCCCTGCCAAGGTGCATACGCTTAAACCCTTTCTTCTTTCAATCATGTCTATAATTGTGTTGACCAGATGGACTACAAAGGTGCCTCATAAAACTAAAATTTATATACAATATTAGGTTGCAGAATGTTCAAATATTGTTGGAGTGCATTGCTAGTGTTCTGTATCCATGTAATTCATAGCTGGTAGTGTTTAATCTTCTGGCCCAGAAGGCCTACCGATGGCTGGCTGTTGCATGCAACTTTCAGTTTCAGAAAATGAAACTGCGAGTTACAGTTAACCTCTACTAAAATGTTGAATTATTCAGCTGTACGTTTCTAAACCTAAAGTTACAGTTAACCTCTCAAATGCACAGCAACACGGCGTTGCTCAATGTCCCAAGGCCCGAGCCTTGCCCACTCCACATAAAAAGGAACTGATTCACATGGCACACGCTACATAATACGGCCGATCAGCAAGTTTGTGTGTTCCCTACGTACGGATAGCAAGCTAGCCAGGACGCCAGCTCGAGGATATTGCTTCGCCCGCACTTCTGAATCCCCGACCTTCTGGGGATCAGTTCTCACGTTAAACAAGTTAAACTACACTGTGCCCCGTGCGTGTTCCCTATACCAAATCCTGCCTCCCGCTTTACTTATACTGTTAATAGATGTACATCAACATTGTCTGTGCCGGACGGGTAGGGTGGATGAAAAAGGTCGAAGTAAGTCGATGATGACCAGGACTAACGTTGGAGACAAAAAAAAAACACCCTCCCGCATCGCTCCCATGAGTGATCGACCCGGAGTAACCTAGCCGCCACCAGCCCTCATCCCCTCCCAGTGGACGCCGGCGAGTGAATGCGTGCAATGATCTTTATCAGAAGGCGTAGGTCATGCACTCATGCATGCACCCCCACGGTGACATGAGCGCTCAGCAGAATCAGCATGTCATATGTCTACTGCAGAATGGGGCACGGCAGCAGAGGATTGAGTGGGCGTTGCAAGGTATCGTCAGCACCACCACCAATAGCGAGGGGCCGAGGACTCGGCGTTGGAGCCAGTGAAAAAAGGCATGCTATAGCAAAATAGTGCAGGACACAAAACTCACTATTAGCATGCTATAGCATTGCCGTTAGCTAGACAATGTATAGCTATACACTGATTTATAGTGTGCAATTAGCAATGCTATAGCGCGCTATTGAGGATGAAGAGGTAGCTAGGCAACAGAGGATCACCCTGACGAAGGCCTCTTCGAGAATTGAGCGCACCCAGTTGAGGACCACCGCCGATCTGCTGGTGGAGTTCAGATCCTGAACCTAAGCGTGGCGGGAAACCTTTCGCCTCCAGAACGTGATCAAGAGCCAATTATTGTTCATCAACACTTGCACACACAAAGCTCACCCCTTACTGGCTTACACACTAGAGATCGATCTGAACTCACATGGATTAGTTAACATGCATGATGACAACTGAAGTATGCATGATGACAACTGAAGTACTGAGCACACATCGGCATCACGGGTGGCCgctgctcccgccgccgccgccgcctccaccgccgccggatCCTCCTGGCCCGGAGCCGGAGCCACTCCCGCCGCCGCTCCCCGTGCCACCGGTCGCGCTCCCAGAACCTTGGCCGCTCCCCACGACATTGCCTGCACGTCCAACCCCGCTGCCGCCGCCCGAAGCACCGGCACCACTGCCGTCACCTCCTCCACCACCATCACCGCGTGTCACCGTGACAGTTACACCTTCTTTGCTGATATGGAAACCAAAGCCTTCCCCGCCGCCAAGACCGACACTGGCGCCGCCGTTGTGCGCGCTTGCGGCGCCGCCTCCGCCGACGCCGATGGCCACGTCGATCCCGTCCTCCCCGATGTCGATGCCGAGCCCGGCACCAACACCACCACCGGCGCTGCCTCCATCACCGTCCCGAGTGCTGTTTCCCGCGCCGCCGCCGATGCCGACGCCCACCCCGATGGTCGTGTCGGACCCATTCCGTGACACGACCCAACCGAACCCATGGCCGCTTCCTGAGCCATGGCCGCTGCCGGCACCGTCCTTTGAGAAGGGCCAGTAGAACTTGCTGCCGGCGCCATCGATGGCGCTGGTACTGCCAAGGTTACCAGGGAAATGCCTGGCGTTGACAGGTGAAGGGAGAAGTGCAGCAAAACACAAGAGAGTGATGAACAGGAAGGCAGTGGCGCCACTACTGGTAGAGTTAGCCATTGTCGTTGGCGTTGCTGTGAAGGACCTCAGCATGCTGGTAGGGTTTATATAGTGAGTTAGCCATGGAGGAACCCTGATTTTTATAATTTGGTCCGGATCTAGAGGCGGAGATTAGCTAGTCGGCTTTGGATCGAACAGCTTGCGTGCGTTGCATGAAACCTGGTAATACGGCTAGCTTGCATGCGCAGCTAGCGTATGTTGACCATTCATTTGGCTGTAGCTTTGTGGTATATGAATTTCTAGTCTTATTTCTCAATGGAAATCCCACTCAGTGGCGGTGGTGCCAGGACTTCAATTTTGTCTAGTCAAATTTTTTTGAGACTTTTTACGGTGCATCGTACTACCCACTGTGATGGGTAGTATTTTGGTAGATCCAACGGCAGTATAGATGGGTCAAATTTTCTCTCTAGGACATATTGGTAATTTCTGATAAGAGGTAGATTTATTCTTTGTTAGTTCTAATCATAACTAATgatctaattaattaaattaacccATCCTATCCGATGCGGAGCCACGGGCGAGTGCGTCTGCGACCACGTCGCCACTGCTCCTTTGGGTTGTCTCCTTCGAGAGAGAGAcatctagctactgctatggaccGTAAGGTCCTAAGGGAACTACTTACACATGGTCATGGAGGTAACAAGGTTGATAAAGAAGCCTCCGACAATGGATTCCTTCTCCGGCAGAGTATCGGaacaggcctctagattggatctcctcGGAACAAAAAGTTGCGACGACAGAAAAATTCGAAGAAAAATCTTGTTAAGGTTTCATGAAATACGGAATATAGGCGGAAGAATGGGCGTAAGGTAGTGTAGGTGGGGCCCACATGACCATGTGACACAACCTAGGCCCCGGCTGTGCCACTAGGCCATGTGGCCCCTCTCTTCTCCATTCAGTGCTTTCTAGAACATTCGTGCCCCAAAAAAATCACATTAAATAATCCTCAGGGTTTTTTGAACTCCGTAGTTATTGATTTTCTGTCAAGTTAAAaatatgcagaaaatagcaacttgcACTAGTCACTATACTAATTGGTTAGTcgaaaaaataatataaatattataAAAAGTGTACAAAGTAATAATATAATATAATGAAGCAATCAAAACTTCTACGCACGTTTGAGACGTAGCAACTAGCAAGCATTGATTTTGTTTTTCTCATCCACACCTCCACGGATGTGGTTTCATCGTGTGCACACGTGTAGAAAAACATCAATGTTGCTTGCTAAAAAAAATCAGAATATTTTTACTGATTCGTCGGATTTTACTGTTCACCTGAGCTCATGTCAGCTCGAGCTCACAAACTTCATGTCCTTCTTTTAATTGTTAGTAGTTTGTTAATGATGGAAGATATTTTGGTGCTATCTTTTCTTCAAGTTAACGACGGAAGAAAATATGAATcaacttgtggttggatggttagaaggacAATGATATCCCCAACCCACCggggttcaagtcctagacttgacaaTGGTGCTCGTATTATTCCTGGATTTAGTTTAGGCTTCTGACGATGTTCCTTCAGTGGGAGCAGACGTTCTCGTCGATTGGTAGATGCATGTGGTCACAGTCTCTCGAAGGTGGTCATAAGGGTGGGGTGTGAGTGCGTGCGTTCATAAAGGCGAGTGTATGCTCGTGTATGTGAGCGATTTTACTATGTTAAAAAAAGACGGAAGGAAATTGTATGAACATTCACTTGTTCTTTCTATTGATTATATTAGAAGCTTTCTTGTGAATTTTCTGAAGCTCCACCACTCTGCAACCAAAAGAGGTTCTCCCAACTATATGACACTTGGAGCGCCCGATTAGCCGTTGTCGCTCGCTCGGACGTTAGTGGGTTCTGGCCCATTCACTCGCTCAGCTGACCAGAAGCTCGCTACTGTACgctaaaaaaacaaagaaaagctCTCTTCCTGTCAGAACCGTTGACTTGACCAGTGAACCATTCACCTGACCCATTTGAAAAAAGTTCGCTCGATCCACGGACTGAAAAAAGTTAATGAATTGAAAAGGttcgaaaaaattaaaaaaaaagtccACTGATTCAAAAAATCTTCATGaactcaaaaaaatcagaaaaattcacCAAATGTTGAGAAATTCATACTGTTCACGAATTCTTTTCATTTTTCAAACTGATaaaagttcacaaattcaaaatagtTTGTGACTTTGAAAAAATGCGGATTGGAAACAGTTTTAAGATTTCAAAAAATTCATTTGTTTGTtataaggaaaaagaaaaaaaggaataaaagagaagaaaaacCGGCCCCGAAGAACCAAAACTTAAAGAAAAACCGACCTAAAGCTTCCAAAAAAGGGGACGAATCTCCCACAAATTGCCTTTGCATGGGCCGGAGGAGATGATGAGGAGCCGCCAGCCGATGAGGATGATGACCCCGGAGTTCGAGGGCGGCGTCGCCATGATCCGCCAGAGCCCGCCACAGAACCGCTGCATGCCGGCGCCGACGCCCAAGACTTGCCTGTCCGCTGGAGATGTGCGCGGGGAGACGGGGAGAAGGAGGAGCATATATAGGTTGCgatgtggacggcggcggagcgcgAATTATATAGCCGCGGCGAGGTCATGCGAAAGGCCGGTCAGCCGCTTCAATGCGGCGCAGCGGCCGGAGCCTATTCCTCG is a window of Triticum dicoccoides isolate Atlit2015 ecotype Zavitan chromosome 2B, WEW_v2.0, whole genome shotgun sequence DNA encoding:
- the LOC119360469 gene encoding putative glycine-rich cell wall structural protein 1, coding for MANSTSSGATAFLFITLLCFAALLPSPVNARHFPGNLGSTSAIDGAGSKFYWPFSKDGAGSGHGSGSGHGFGWVVSRNGSDTTIGVGVGIGGGAGNSTRDGDGGSAGGGVGAGLGIDIGEDGIDVAIGVGGGGAASAHNGGASVGLGGGEGFGFHISKEGVTVTVTRGDGGGGGDGSGAGASGGGSGVGRAGNVVGSGQGSGSATGGTGSGGGSGSGSGPGGSGGGGGGGGGGSSGHP